The proteins below come from a single Alkalispirillum mobile genomic window:
- a CDS encoding phosphotransferase, translating to MKSSAEQFDEESVVASLRVGLSERSLGEPQHIERVRRQRRQSSFVARYRVVFPNGEQEDLWAKVLHANPAKEDLKRRLIIRDYDLNCRVYQAFSGDSRFRVPPPLFSFPEQRLIVTRHTPGVRLHDKLLAVPRFARRADVGDDLMHSFRACGQWLRRFQETTDDYYPGAAAGEKPPPKRDIHRLADMTLERITALLDTHYKPLLRCDWEGVRAYVARQCEQAETLNGRTCAVHGDFFPGNLLLDGDGVVGLDFVSAGWGEPLFDLSYFVFQVETWAQRSVGRQHRQLIDAFLKGYDPTLSYVGFWSASPVLRLLFVNYRVARLLSLVPKRPTTWHRRISRHCQIYAAIRDLQKALPA from the coding sequence ATGAAGAGCAGCGCGGAACAGTTTGATGAAGAATCCGTAGTAGCGTCCCTCAGAGTCGGTCTCTCAGAACGCTCCCTCGGAGAGCCGCAGCATATCGAGCGTGTTCGGCGGCAGCGTAGGCAAAGTTCATTCGTTGCCCGTTATAGAGTCGTGTTCCCCAACGGTGAGCAGGAGGACTTATGGGCCAAAGTGCTGCACGCCAACCCGGCCAAGGAAGACCTGAAACGGCGGCTCATCATCCGCGATTATGACTTGAACTGCCGTGTTTATCAGGCTTTTTCAGGGGATAGCCGTTTCCGTGTGCCCCCGCCCTTGTTCTCCTTTCCGGAGCAGCGTCTCATTGTAACCCGGCATACGCCAGGTGTCCGTTTGCACGATAAGCTCTTGGCAGTCCCCCGCTTCGCAAGGCGGGCGGATGTGGGGGATGACCTGATGCATAGCTTCCGAGCCTGCGGACAGTGGCTGCGTCGGTTCCAAGAGACAACGGATGACTATTATCCCGGTGCGGCAGCTGGAGAAAAACCGCCCCCCAAAAGGGATATTCATCGACTTGCCGATATGACGCTGGAGCGTATTACTGCGCTACTCGACACTCATTACAAGCCCTTGCTGCGCTGTGATTGGGAAGGGGTTCGTGCCTACGTTGCAAGGCAATGTGAACAGGCAGAAACACTGAATGGCCGTACCTGCGCCGTACACGGTGACTTCTTTCCTGGCAACCTATTGCTGGACGGTGATGGAGTTGTCGGCCTGGATTTTGTCAGCGCAGGCTGGGGAGAGCCTTTGTTCGACTTGAGCTACTTTGTCTTTCAGGTGGAAACCTGGGCGCAGCGTTCTGTTGGTCGTCAGCATCGCCAACTGATCGATGCCTTTTTGAAGGGGTATGATCCGACTCTGAGCTACGTGGGGTTTTGGAGTGCCTCACCGGTATTGCGGCTACTCTTCGTCAACTACCGGGTCGCCCGACTTCTCTCGTTGGTGCCGAAGCGGCCAACAACGTGGCATCGCCGCATCAGCCGGCACTGTCAGATCTACGCCGCCATTCGTGATCTTCAGAAGGCATTGCCGGCATGA
- a CDS encoding acyl-CoA ligase (AMP-forming), exosortase A system-associated produces MHTPTLVHETVLKSAESAPSAPALRHRNCPIDYGTLADDVQKAAAGLGQCGLLKQERVAVYLDKRPEAVHALLGTSLAGGVFVPVNPLLKAEQVGYILRDCNVRVLVTSADRYKAIKAALAHCPDLHTVLLVDAEPPGPGPGGTPHRVQAWAALQDAPQGARGHRTIDTDMAAILYTSGSTGQPKGVVLSHQNMVAGARSVAQYLENRPEDRILSVLPFSFDYGLSQLTTAFLTGAQVSLLNYLLPRDVIKAVDREQITGLAAVPPLWIQLAQLEWPEGASQSLRYLTNSGGAMPRKTLNALRERLPHTQLYLMYGLTEAFRSTYLPPEEVERRPDSMGKAIPNADIMVVREDGSPCAPGEPGELVHRGALVAQGYWNDPERTAERFRPAPGQPSGLPRQELAVWSGDTVRMDEDGFLYFIGRRDEMIKTSGYRVSPNEVEEVIYSTGLVAEAAALGVPHPTLGHGIVVVALARDEGLTGESLVSQLRPLLPAFMLPAHVELRQHPLPRNANGKIDRKSLATEFTDLFQENNAS; encoded by the coding sequence ATGCATACGCCCACATTGGTCCATGAAACGGTCCTGAAAAGCGCCGAAAGTGCGCCATCTGCCCCCGCCTTGCGACATCGAAACTGCCCCATCGACTATGGCACGCTTGCGGATGATGTCCAGAAAGCCGCTGCGGGATTAGGCCAATGTGGCCTCTTGAAGCAGGAACGGGTGGCGGTCTATTTGGATAAACGCCCCGAAGCTGTACACGCGCTGCTGGGCACCTCCCTGGCCGGTGGCGTATTCGTGCCGGTCAACCCGCTGCTGAAGGCCGAGCAGGTGGGCTATATCCTCCGCGACTGTAACGTGCGAGTCCTGGTCACCTCTGCAGACCGATACAAAGCGATAAAGGCTGCGCTCGCGCACTGTCCCGATCTACACACCGTGCTGCTGGTGGATGCTGAGCCGCCAGGCCCCGGCCCGGGTGGCACTCCCCATAGGGTTCAAGCCTGGGCTGCTCTGCAAGATGCCCCCCAGGGCGCTCGAGGACACCGGACCATCGACACGGACATGGCGGCTATTCTCTATACTTCGGGGAGTACCGGGCAGCCCAAGGGGGTGGTGTTGTCCCACCAGAATATGGTGGCCGGCGCTCGAAGTGTTGCCCAGTACCTGGAGAACCGGCCCGAGGACCGCATCCTTTCGGTGCTGCCCTTCAGTTTTGACTACGGCCTCAGTCAGCTCACCACCGCCTTTCTCACCGGTGCGCAGGTGTCCTTGCTCAACTACCTGTTGCCCCGAGACGTCATCAAGGCCGTTGACCGCGAGCAGATCACGGGGCTGGCGGCGGTGCCCCCGCTCTGGATACAGCTGGCCCAGCTCGAATGGCCGGAAGGGGCCAGCCAAAGCCTCCGCTATCTCACCAATTCCGGTGGCGCCATGCCGCGCAAGACACTGAATGCCTTGCGCGAACGCCTACCGCATACGCAGCTCTACCTGATGTATGGGCTCACTGAGGCCTTTCGCTCCACCTACCTGCCCCCAGAGGAGGTGGAGCGCCGGCCCGACTCCATGGGCAAGGCTATTCCTAACGCCGACATCATGGTGGTGCGCGAAGATGGGAGCCCCTGTGCGCCCGGAGAGCCCGGCGAGTTGGTACACCGGGGTGCACTGGTTGCACAGGGTTATTGGAACGACCCGGAGCGCACCGCCGAGCGTTTCCGTCCCGCGCCTGGGCAACCCTCGGGGCTGCCCAGGCAGGAGCTTGCGGTCTGGTCCGGCGATACCGTCCGTATGGACGAGGACGGGTTCCTTTATTTCATCGGCAGACGGGATGAAATGATCAAGACCTCTGGCTACCGGGTCAGCCCGAATGAGGTCGAAGAGGTCATTTACAGCACCGGCCTGGTGGCGGAGGCAGCAGCCCTGGGGGTCCCGCACCCCACCTTGGGCCACGGTATCGTGGTCGTCGCACTGGCTCGTGATGAGGGATTGACCGGTGAGTCCCTGGTGAGCCAGCTACGCCCTCTGCTCCCAGCCTTCATGCTCCCAGCGCATGTGGAGTTGCGTCAGCACCCATTGCCGCGCAATGCCAACGGCAAGATCGACCGGAAGTCGTTGGCCACCGAGTTCACCGACCTGTTTCAGGAGAATAACGCGTCGTGA
- a CDS encoding GNAT family N-acetyltransferase yields MVMPARLGKNLEIREARPDDPALDLMGRGTTTLQARFNQGARCLVALKGSELAGFFWWVEGPYQEDEVRCVFLPGPPGEAAWDFDVYIHPKYRLSGVFGCLWSAAQEKLMTSGVRYTCSRISAYNTSSLAAHRRLGAQQVGIRVFILFGRFQLTLGDAPPYLHVSRSAARTPRVAVDPLLEANAPDTQPGTGGDR; encoded by the coding sequence GTGGTGATGCCGGCCCGATTAGGCAAAAACCTGGAGATTCGCGAGGCCCGGCCAGACGATCCCGCTCTGGACCTCATGGGCCGGGGAACCACCACCCTGCAAGCCCGCTTCAACCAGGGTGCGCGCTGCCTGGTGGCATTGAAGGGTTCGGAGCTGGCAGGTTTTTTCTGGTGGGTGGAAGGCCCGTATCAGGAAGACGAGGTGCGGTGCGTCTTTCTACCCGGTCCCCCGGGGGAGGCTGCCTGGGATTTCGACGTGTATATCCACCCCAAGTATCGCCTGAGCGGTGTCTTCGGCTGCCTCTGGTCAGCGGCGCAAGAAAAACTGATGACCTCGGGCGTTCGCTACACTTGCAGCCGCATCTCCGCCTACAATACCAGCTCGCTGGCCGCTCATCGCCGGCTCGGCGCCCAGCAGGTCGGCATCCGGGTCTTCATCCTGTTTGGTCGATTTCAGCTTACGCTCGGCGATGCCCCCCCATACCTGCACGTCAGCCGCTCGGCGGCACGAACACCCCGCGTAGCGGTCGACCCACTCCTGGAGGCAAACGCGCCCGACACTCAGCCTGGAACAGGAGGCGACCGATAA
- a CDS encoding putative O-glycosylation ligase, exosortase A system-associated — MRDYTLFLIIMVLVPIILARPWVGIPAWFWVGLMVPHSLTWTFMRTFPIATVIGGTTLVALLLAKDRRPLPLTREMVMLFLFLAYVTMTSYFAVNSSGAWGFWQHFVKILLITFVTPMLIHGQKRIVWVLLVITFSIAFYGFKGGIFTISTGGNYHVLGPRDSFLSGNTYIGIAMLMVLPMILVTARMFHQKWVDLGYPIIQRFSRPIGWGVYGVFWLTAIATLATYSRGALVGVLAIAPFLFINMKKKWLLVVTGFVAISVVGLTVPDRLMDRWQTIQTYEEDTSAMQRIQSWGVSWNMAKESPITGKGFRYSVLGYDWWIQYAEFEGHWRHVLSPHSVYFGLMAQHGFGGLAVFLLLMGFTFMTLNRIRRTARRKTGQIWLAEYAWAIQVGLIGYLVAGAFLDVAYFNLLYAFIALTVIMRRELEEAPQTETAQEEARSARQPWPAANGVSPTGLAPRTVNRSADHG, encoded by the coding sequence ATGCGCGATTACACCCTCTTTTTGATCATAATGGTTCTCGTCCCCATCATCTTGGCGAGGCCTTGGGTGGGCATTCCGGCATGGTTCTGGGTCGGCCTGATGGTGCCGCATAGCCTGACTTGGACGTTCATGCGCACCTTCCCGATTGCCACAGTGATCGGCGGCACGACGCTGGTAGCCCTCTTGTTGGCCAAGGACCGGCGACCGCTCCCGCTTACCCGCGAGATGGTCATGCTGTTCCTTTTCCTTGCCTACGTGACCATGACCAGTTACTTCGCGGTCAACTCCAGTGGTGCCTGGGGCTTTTGGCAGCACTTCGTCAAGATTCTGCTGATCACCTTCGTAACCCCAATGCTTATTCATGGCCAGAAACGGATCGTTTGGGTGCTGTTGGTCATAACCTTCTCTATTGCGTTTTACGGTTTTAAGGGGGGCATATTTACTATTTCTACCGGGGGTAATTATCATGTGCTAGGCCCTAGGGATTCATTTCTTTCGGGTAACACCTACATTGGGATAGCGATGCTGATGGTGTTGCCGATGATACTGGTGACGGCCCGAATGTTTCACCAAAAATGGGTTGATTTGGGCTATCCGATTATTCAGCGATTTTCCAGGCCCATCGGTTGGGGGGTGTACGGGGTCTTTTGGCTCACTGCAATTGCCACCCTGGCGACTTATTCACGTGGCGCGCTGGTTGGCGTGCTGGCCATTGCACCCTTCCTCTTTATTAACATGAAGAAGAAATGGCTTTTGGTGGTGACCGGGTTTGTTGCGATTAGTGTGGTGGGCCTTACTGTACCCGACCGCTTGATGGACCGGTGGCAGACCATCCAGACCTATGAGGAAGACACCTCAGCTATGCAGCGGATCCAGTCCTGGGGGGTTAGCTGGAACATGGCCAAGGAGAGCCCGATAACAGGAAAGGGCTTCCGTTACAGTGTCCTGGGGTACGACTGGTGGATTCAATACGCAGAGTTTGAAGGCCATTGGCGTCATGTTCTGTCGCCGCATAGCGTCTATTTCGGGCTGATGGCACAGCACGGTTTTGGGGGGCTGGCAGTTTTCCTGCTATTGATGGGGTTCACCTTCATGACCCTGAATCGAATACGACGAACGGCACGCAGGAAAACGGGGCAAATCTGGCTCGCGGAATACGCTTGGGCAATACAGGTTGGGTTGATCGGGTATCTAGTTGCAGGCGCCTTCCTGGATGTGGCTTATTTCAATCTGTTGTATGCCTTTATTGCGCTGACGGTGATCATGCGGCGTGAACTGGAGGAGGCACCGCAAACGGAAACCGCCCAGGAAGAAGCGCGCTCTGCACGTCAGCCCTGGCCCGCTGCCAATGGTGTTTCGCCAACCGGTCTGGCACCACGTACAGTGAACCGCAGCGCTGACCATGGTTGA
- a CDS encoding aspartate aminotransferase family protein, with product MKPHRNPLPDGNSAIEAPSTAQLEAYPGLPRFTKGQGCWLFDADGHRYFDATAGSGALNLGHNHPQVVEAAIAQTRNLIHTGSIFHSDARDRFVARLGEFSPFSPCTVLTCVAGTEAVEAALKVARAYTGRTPVISFSYAYHGKSTGGLSVTWRQALRKYSPQAADAVQVAPYPLHHDPAAPMGETEACLDELSTIIGNMARAGAPPAALILEPVASSEGVIPAGNAFLQGVQQLARNAGALLIFDELWTGMGRCGVPFYGGQAGLEPDLILVGKSVANGFPISAVLGSQEILASLPAGLHTATFAGHPVGCAAGSAVIDLMQTTQPWVSASDQGEALWQGLKTLQGEMAFITGLRGEGLLLGFDCVDETGRPSPEKARTFAGHAQEKGLLLAYGGRQGNTVKVTPPLTMDDSEREFLMTTLDTVAKGLS from the coding sequence ATGAAACCGCACCGCAACCCCCTGCCAGACGGGAATAGCGCGATTGAGGCCCCCTCCACGGCACAACTGGAGGCCTACCCCGGTCTGCCCCGCTTTACGAAAGGTCAAGGCTGCTGGCTTTTTGATGCGGATGGCCATCGCTATTTCGATGCCACGGCCGGCAGCGGCGCACTCAATCTGGGGCATAACCACCCGCAGGTGGTGGAGGCCGCCATTGCGCAGACGCGAAACCTGATCCACACCGGCTCCATCTTCCATAGCGATGCGCGGGATCGATTCGTTGCCAGGCTGGGCGAATTCTCTCCGTTCAGTCCATGTACGGTGCTGACCTGCGTCGCGGGCACCGAGGCCGTAGAGGCCGCGCTGAAGGTGGCTCGCGCCTATACCGGGCGCACCCCCGTCATCTCCTTCAGCTACGCCTATCACGGCAAGAGCACCGGGGGGTTGAGCGTCACCTGGCGACAGGCGCTCCGGAAGTATTCTCCCCAGGCCGCCGACGCCGTTCAGGTGGCCCCCTATCCGTTGCACCACGACCCCGCGGCCCCAATGGGTGAGACGGAAGCCTGCCTTGATGAACTGTCTACCATTATTGGCAACATGGCGCGTGCCGGGGCGCCCCCTGCAGCGCTGATTCTGGAGCCCGTCGCCTCCAGTGAGGGGGTCATCCCCGCGGGCAACGCATTCCTGCAAGGGGTGCAGCAACTGGCCCGCAACGCGGGGGCATTGCTGATATTCGACGAGCTTTGGACCGGAATGGGCCGATGCGGCGTGCCCTTTTATGGCGGACAAGCGGGGCTTGAACCAGACTTGATTCTGGTGGGCAAGTCGGTGGCCAACGGGTTCCCGATCTCAGCAGTGCTCGGGTCACAGGAGATCCTGGCGTCATTGCCAGCCGGCCTGCATACGGCCACCTTCGCCGGTCACCCGGTGGGCTGTGCGGCTGGCAGTGCCGTAATTGACCTGATGCAGACCACTCAGCCATGGGTTTCGGCATCAGACCAGGGGGAAGCACTCTGGCAGGGCCTGAAGACCCTGCAAGGCGAGATGGCGTTCATCACCGGCTTGCGCGGCGAAGGCTTGTTGCTGGGCTTCGACTGCGTGGACGAAACCGGACGCCCCAGCCCAGAGAAGGCCAGAACGTTTGCCGGCCACGCTCAGGAAAAGGGACTCCTGTTGGCCTACGGTGGCCGACAGGGCAATACCGTAAAGGTGACACCGCCGCTGACAATGGATGACTCCGAGCGCGAATTTCTCATGACCACACTGGACACCGTGGCGAAGGGATTGAGCTGA
- a CDS encoding hydrolase 1, exosortase A system-associated codes for MPVAEQAVIFPHEGEQLLGILHRGAADARLGVLVVVGGPQYRVGSHRQFLLLARDLAAEGVPVFRFDYRGMGDSSGDMRGFEDIEGDIGAAIDQFQRTHPSLEQIVIWGLCDAASAGLLYAWRDSRVTGLVLVNPWIRTEEGLARAYLKSYYLQRLISRDFWTSLAAGRVNPANSLRSLLQMTRKATASRHPDKARKTPAAQGEQAAAPSHPPRRARQPLPERMAESWQRFRGPILLVLSGQDLTATEFLDTTNRSPAWRGLLERPNLQVKPLPEANHTFSRDEWRTQVSDWTLAWLENPTAHHRRTATP; via the coding sequence ATGCCAGTAGCGGAACAAGCCGTCATATTCCCGCATGAGGGGGAGCAGTTGCTCGGCATCCTCCACCGCGGTGCGGCCGATGCCCGCCTCGGCGTCTTGGTTGTGGTGGGCGGCCCCCAGTATCGGGTTGGCAGCCACCGCCAGTTCTTGCTCCTGGCCCGCGATCTGGCAGCGGAGGGCGTTCCCGTCTTCCGCTTTGACTATCGCGGCATGGGGGACTCCAGCGGCGACATGCGCGGTTTCGAGGATATCGAAGGCGATATTGGAGCCGCGATTGATCAGTTCCAAAGGACTCACCCTAGCCTTGAGCAGATCGTCATCTGGGGCCTATGTGACGCTGCCTCTGCAGGGCTGCTCTATGCCTGGCGCGACTCCCGGGTCACGGGGCTGGTACTGGTCAATCCATGGATTCGCACCGAGGAAGGCCTGGCCCGCGCCTACCTGAAGAGCTATTACCTACAACGGCTGATCAGCCGAGATTTCTGGACCAGCCTGGCGGCCGGCCGGGTCAATCCCGCGAACTCCCTGCGCTCATTGCTGCAGATGACGCGAAAAGCCACCGCCAGCCGCCACCCCGACAAAGCCAGAAAGACGCCCGCGGCACAGGGTGAGCAAGCAGCAGCGCCCAGCCATCCGCCCCGACGCGCGCGGCAGCCCCTGCCCGAGCGCATGGCGGAGAGTTGGCAGCGCTTTCGGGGGCCCATTTTGCTGGTGCTCAGTGGCCAGGACCTGACCGCCACCGAGTTTCTGGATACCACCAACCGATCCCCCGCCTGGCGGGGCCTGCTGGAGAGGCCCAACCTGCAGGTCAAGCCGTTGCCCGAGGCCAACCATACCTTCTCCCGCGATGAGTGGCGGACGCAGGTATCGGATTGGACGCTGGCATGGCTCGAAAATCCGACCGCCCACCACCGTAGGACAGCTACCCCATGA
- a CDS encoding pyridoxal-dependent decarboxylase, exosortase A system-associated, whose protein sequence is MSEKRPSHVPIDNFEVKGNTLCVGGVPVPDLAERVGQTPFYAYDRQLMTERVQALRAALPAGISIHYAIKANPMPAVVDHMAKHVDGLDVASGGELRVALDTGAPPATISFAGPGKSPAELRAALAAGVTINLESETELSRVVAIAETTGHTPQVAVRVNPDFELKASGMRMSGGAKPFGVDAERVPELLHRIRDHQLHFRGFHIFSGSQNLRADALVEAQGLTLDLALRLAESAPGPVEMLNIGGGFGIPYFPGDQHLNLAPVAEHLDARLPQVRACLPEAEIILELGRYLVGEAGIYVAEVLDRKVSRDRVFLVTNGGLHHHLAASGNFGQVIRKNYPVAIANRMAETPRETVDIVGPLCTPLDILAQQVQLPKAEVGDLIAVFQSGAYGYTASPTRFLGHPEPVETLV, encoded by the coding sequence GTGAGCGAGAAGCGCCCAAGTCATGTGCCTATCGATAACTTCGAAGTCAAAGGGAACACCCTTTGCGTCGGCGGCGTCCCAGTGCCGGATCTGGCAGAGCGGGTCGGCCAAACGCCGTTCTATGCCTACGACCGGCAACTGATGACGGAGCGCGTCCAGGCGTTACGCGCGGCGCTCCCCGCGGGCATCTCCATTCACTATGCGATCAAGGCCAATCCAATGCCCGCGGTTGTCGACCACATGGCAAAGCACGTGGATGGCCTGGATGTGGCCTCGGGCGGGGAGCTGCGGGTCGCGCTCGATACGGGCGCGCCCCCCGCGACGATCAGCTTTGCCGGGCCCGGGAAATCCCCAGCGGAATTGCGCGCCGCGCTGGCGGCGGGCGTGACCATCAATCTTGAATCGGAGACGGAGCTATCCCGGGTGGTCGCCATCGCAGAGACCACCGGCCACACCCCCCAGGTCGCCGTGCGGGTTAATCCCGACTTTGAGCTGAAGGCCTCAGGCATGAGGATGAGTGGTGGTGCCAAGCCCTTCGGGGTGGACGCGGAACGGGTGCCCGAGTTACTCCATCGAATTCGCGATCACCAACTCCATTTTCGCGGCTTTCACATTTTTTCCGGGTCGCAGAACCTGCGCGCTGATGCCCTGGTCGAGGCCCAGGGCCTGACCCTGGACCTAGCGCTGCGGCTGGCTGAATCGGCCCCGGGTCCGGTGGAAATGCTGAATATCGGCGGCGGTTTTGGTATCCCCTATTTCCCCGGCGATCAGCACCTGAACCTGGCCCCGGTCGCCGAGCACCTGGATGCACGCCTGCCCCAGGTGCGTGCTTGCCTACCGGAAGCAGAAATCATTCTGGAGTTGGGCCGCTATCTCGTAGGGGAGGCGGGCATCTACGTGGCAGAGGTGCTGGACCGCAAGGTCTCCCGGGACCGCGTGTTCCTTGTGACCAATGGTGGCCTGCACCACCACTTGGCGGCCTCGGGCAATTTTGGCCAGGTCATCCGCAAGAATTACCCGGTGGCCATCGCAAACCGAATGGCGGAAACGCCGCGGGAGACAGTGGATATCGTCGGCCCACTATGCACACCGCTGGATATCCTCGCCCAGCAGGTTCAGCTACCGAAGGCGGAAGTGGGGGACTTGATCGCTGTTTTTCAGTCCGGCGCTTACGGCTACACTGCCAGTCCAACGCGCTTTCTGGGCCACCCGGAGCCTGTGGAGACGCTGGTCTGA